The proteins below are encoded in one region of Cololabis saira isolate AMF1-May2022 chromosome 11, fColSai1.1, whole genome shotgun sequence:
- the LOC133454832 gene encoding LOW QUALITY PROTEIN: 5-hydroxytryptamine receptor 1B (The sequence of the model RefSeq protein was modified relative to this genomic sequence to represent the inferred CDS: deleted 2 bases in 2 codons), with amino-acid sequence MDAEELIESIIIALMFIAWILGNNWLATVSLPRQKSGICTNKILFINLAISNLITNYLVDLPDTMANFAGRWFLGETLCGIFRFCADLSETSSIFTTFFGPAFISAFWHQKLVGSLQCGGAPVQLDSLLTGSWTMAVVFSIPHFFSVSMRHQTSNDSHEDSIDVFPNVLTQQTYEIIYSTVANAFPPAGIIFASVQIVVTLLQNQRRIGNHNSYPANELVIGNKTGNRSISIVSSPGTSKELKDPLSQVSKGQPTSSMLNVGLAGESPLRDSSQGSKERGGCDRVVLVCWLTHMVLHIANSIHISSIIVEVASYFAAS; translated from the exons ATGGATGCAGAGGAGTTGATTGAATCCATCATCATTGCGCTCATGTTCATAGCATGGATCCTGGGAAACAACTGGTTGGCTACAGTATCCCTT CCTAGGCAGAAATCTGGCATCTGCACCAACAAGATCCTTTTCATTAACTTGGCCATCTCCAACCTCATCACCAACTACCTGGTGGACCTGCCAGACACCATGGCAAACTTTGCTGGAAGGTGGTTTCTGGGGGAAACCTTGTGTGGTATTTTTCGTTTTTGTGCCGACCTCTCCGAAACCAGCAGCATCTTCACAACTTTctttggcccg gCCTTTATCAGTGCCTTTTGGCACCAGAAGCTGGTTGGATCCCTCCAGTGTGGAGGTGCACCCGTGCAGCTGGACAGTCTGTTGACTGGGAGCTGGACGATGGCTGTAGTCTTCAGCATCCCACACTTCTTTTCTGTCTCA ATGAGACATCAGACATCAAACGATAGCCACGAAGACAGTATAGATGTTTTCCCAAATGTGCTTACCCAACAAACCTATGAGATCATTTATTCAACCGTGGCCAATGCCTTTCCTCCAGCAGGGATCATATTTGCAAGTGTCCAGATCGTTGTTACTTTGCTCCAAAACCAAAGGCGTATAGGGAACCATAACTCTTATCCAGCCAATGAACTGGTTATAGGAAACAAAACTGGAAACAGATCAATCAGCATTGTTTCAAGTCCAGGCACCTCTAAAGAGCTCAAAGATCCCCTAAGCCAAGTTTCAAAAGGTCAACCTACATCTTCCATGCTAAATGTTGGACTGGCAG GAGAGTCCCCACTCAGGGACTCAAGCCAGGGCAGCAAGGAGCGTGGTGGCTGTGACCGTGTGGTCCTGGTCTGCTGGCTGACTCACATGGTTCTGCACATCGCCAACAGCATCCACATTTCATCTATCATAGTAGAGGTGGCCAGCTATTTTGCAGCTTCCTAA